A genomic window from bacterium includes:
- the topA gene encoding type I DNA topoisomerase, with protein sequence MGKSLVIVESPAKARTINKYLGRDYVVKSSVGHIRDLPTSGSGKKVDPKARAAAAAKTRKMPEAKREKHKKEQAKKALFARMGINPEKDWAATYEILPGKEKVVNELKKLAKDADQVYLATDLDREGEAIAWHLREVIGGDEKRFKRVVFNEITKSAIQQAFEDPGDLDISRVNAQQARRFLDRVVGYMLSPLLWAKLARGLSAGRVQSVAVRLIVEREKEIRAFVPEEFWEVHADTKTAKKEALRLEVAKQNGENFRPTSEEQTNAALALLEAADYEVAERKDKPTKTRPGAPYITSTLQQAASTRLGFSVKKTMMLAQRLYEAGHITYMRTDSTNLSAEAVESCRELIGGEYGPRYLPEEAKSYSSKEGAQEAHEAIRPSDVAVKPGSISGLERDQERLYDMIWRQFVACQMTQAEYLSTNLTIKAGDFELKTRGRILVFDGYTKVQPTTGKSDANVALPDVQVGERLQLEKLDPSQHFTKPPSRFGEASLVKELEKRGIGRPSTYASIISTIQDRGYVRLDNRRFHAEKMGEIVTERLVENFGDLMDYGFTAGLEEALDEVAVGSKQWKKVLGDFYDDFRKTLTAAEDQAKGMRPNSPTDTDIPCPQCERPMQIRTASTGVFLGCSGYALPPKERCKSTINLVSGDEVETVGEDEEENEARLLLKKRHCPKCETAMDSYLVDEGRKLHVCGNNPDCTGFEVETGTFQIKGYDGPVLECDKCGEDMQLKSGRFGKYFGCTSDDCKNTRKLLRNGEPAPPKVDPIPMEHLKCERCDDFFLLRDGAAGIFLAASQFPKHRETRAPSIEEIKSVEDKLDEKYKFLATAPLTDHEGRPAIVRFARKTKEQYVTSEQDGKTTGWRATYQDGKWVEEIPPPKKAVKAKGAAKKKRAAAKKAPKRKSAAKKKAAKNVSKKASKKAAKKKAAKKKAAGK encoded by the coding sequence ATGGGGAAGTCGCTCGTCATCGTCGAGTCGCCCGCCAAGGCGCGGACCATCAACAAGTATCTCGGACGAGACTACGTGGTGAAGTCCAGTGTCGGGCACATCCGTGATCTCCCGACGAGTGGCTCCGGCAAGAAGGTCGATCCGAAGGCACGTGCGGCCGCTGCGGCGAAGACGCGCAAGATGCCGGAGGCCAAGCGCGAGAAGCACAAGAAGGAGCAGGCCAAGAAGGCGCTCTTCGCTCGCATGGGGATCAACCCGGAGAAGGATTGGGCCGCGACCTACGAGATCCTCCCGGGCAAGGAGAAGGTGGTCAACGAGCTGAAGAAGCTCGCCAAGGACGCCGACCAGGTCTATCTCGCGACGGATCTCGATCGCGAGGGCGAAGCGATCGCATGGCATCTGCGCGAGGTGATCGGCGGCGACGAGAAGCGCTTCAAGCGGGTCGTCTTCAACGAGATCACGAAGAGCGCGATCCAGCAGGCCTTCGAAGATCCCGGCGATCTCGACATCTCCCGGGTGAACGCCCAGCAGGCGCGACGGTTCCTCGATCGCGTGGTCGGCTACATGCTCTCGCCGCTCCTGTGGGCGAAGCTCGCGCGCGGTCTTTCTGCGGGACGCGTCCAGTCGGTCGCGGTCCGTCTGATCGTCGAGCGCGAGAAGGAGATCCGCGCCTTCGTCCCGGAGGAATTCTGGGAGGTCCACGCCGACACGAAGACGGCCAAGAAGGAGGCGCTCCGCCTCGAAGTCGCCAAGCAGAACGGCGAGAATTTCCGGCCGACCTCCGAGGAGCAGACGAACGCGGCCCTCGCGCTGCTCGAGGCCGCCGACTACGAAGTCGCCGAGCGCAAGGACAAGCCGACCAAGACGCGCCCCGGCGCGCCCTACATCACGTCGACGCTCCAGCAGGCGGCGAGCACGCGCCTCGGGTTCAGCGTCAAGAAGACGATGATGCTCGCCCAGCGGCTCTACGAAGCCGGTCACATCACGTACATGCGAACCGACTCGACGAATCTCTCCGCGGAGGCGGTCGAGTCCTGCCGCGAGCTGATCGGCGGGGAATACGGTCCGCGCTACCTGCCCGAAGAGGCCAAGTCGTATTCGAGCAAGGAAGGCGCGCAGGAGGCCCACGAGGCGATCCGGCCGTCCGACGTGGCCGTGAAGCCCGGTTCGATCTCCGGTCTCGAGCGCGACCAGGAACGTCTCTACGACATGATCTGGCGCCAGTTCGTCGCGTGCCAGATGACGCAGGCCGAGTACCTCTCGACCAATCTGACGATCAAGGCCGGCGACTTCGAGCTGAAGACCCGCGGCCGGATCCTGGTCTTCGACGGCTACACGAAGGTCCAGCCGACGACGGGCAAGAGCGATGCGAACGTCGCCCTTCCGGACGTCCAGGTCGGCGAACGGCTCCAGCTCGAGAAGCTCGACCCCAGTCAGCACTTCACGAAGCCGCCGTCCCGCTTCGGCGAAGCGAGCCTCGTGAAGGAGCTCGAGAAGCGCGGCATCGGTCGGCCCTCGACCTACGCGTCGATCATCTCGACGATCCAGGACCGCGGCTACGTCCGCCTCGACAACCGCCGCTTCCACGCCGAGAAGATGGGCGAGATCGTGACCGAGCGACTCGTCGAGAACTTCGGCGACCTGATGGACTACGGCTTCACCGCCGGGCTGGAAGAGGCCCTCGACGAGGTGGCCGTCGGCTCCAAACAGTGGAAGAAGGTCCTCGGGGACTTCTACGACGATTTCCGCAAGACGCTCACCGCCGCGGAGGACCAGGCGAAGGGCATGCGGCCCAACTCGCCGACGGACACCGACATCCCGTGTCCGCAGTGCGAGCGGCCCATGCAGATCCGCACGGCGTCGACCGGCGTCTTCCTCGGCTGCTCCGGCTACGCGCTTCCGCCCAAGGAGCGCTGCAAGAGCACGATCAACCTCGTGTCCGGCGACGAAGTGGAGACGGTGGGCGAGGACGAGGAAGAGAACGAGGCGCGGCTGCTGCTCAAGAAGCGGCATTGTCCGAAGTGCGAGACCGCCATGGACAGCTACCTCGTCGACGAAGGCCGCAAGCTCCACGTCTGCGGCAACAACCCGGACTGCACCGGCTTCGAGGTGGAGACCGGCACGTTCCAGATCAAGGGCTACGACGGCCCGGTCCTCGAGTGCGACAAGTGCGGCGAGGACATGCAGCTCAAGTCCGGGCGCTTCGGCAAGTACTTCGGCTGCACGAGCGACGACTGCAAGAACACGCGCAAGCTGCTGCGGAACGGGGAGCCGGCCCCGCCGAAGGTCGACCCCATCCCGATGGAGCACCTGAAGTGCGAGCGCTGCGACGACTTCTTCCTGCTGCGGGACGGAGCGGCGGGGATCTTCCTCGCGGCCAGCCAGTTCCCGAAGCACCGGGAGACCCGGGCCCCGTCCATCGAAGAGATCAAGAGCGTCGAGGACAAGCTCGACGAGAAGTACAAGTTCCTGGCGACCGCGCCACTCACGGACCACGAGGGGCGTCCGGCGATCGTCCGCTTCGCGCGCAAGACCAAGGAGCAGTACGTCACCTCGGAGCAGGACGGCAAGACGACCGGCTGGCGCGCCACCTATCAGGACGGCAAGTGGGTCGAGGAGATCCCGCCGCCGAAGAAGGCCGTCAAGGCGAAGGGCGCGGCCAAGAAGAAGCGGGCGGCCGCCAAGAAAGCGCCCAAGCGCAAGAGCGCGGCCAAGAAGAAGGCCGCCAAGAACGTGTCCAAGAAGGCGTCGAAGAAGGCAGCCAAGAAGAAGGCCGCGAAGAAGAAGGCAGCGGGGAAGTAG
- a CDS encoding nuclear transport factor 2 family protein, which produces MTWTPDTPEARLDRLESLDAIRQLVAKYCLALDMRDLDALCGLFPEDVRVSRDETGRRALKVWFDQTLRDQFTGTAHVTGNHIIEFDDPDHARGLVYSRNEHEAGEEWVIMTMVYWDRYERLGGAWLFRRRLPLYWYATDLNAPPVGDKKMRWPDREAYDGGFAQFFASWARFWSDDYVRDSEVPAPAPLDGFLARMAPEDERLPVRVR; this is translated from the coding sequence ATGACCTGGACACCCGACACGCCCGAAGCGCGACTCGATCGACTCGAGTCCCTCGACGCGATCCGTCAGCTCGTGGCCAAGTACTGCCTGGCCCTCGACATGCGCGACCTCGACGCGCTCTGCGGGCTCTTCCCGGAAGACGTGCGCGTCAGTCGTGACGAGACCGGTCGTCGAGCCCTCAAGGTCTGGTTCGACCAGACGCTCCGCGACCAGTTCACCGGGACGGCCCACGTCACCGGCAACCACATCATCGAGTTCGACGACCCCGACCACGCCCGCGGCCTCGTGTACAGCCGGAACGAGCACGAGGCGGGCGAGGAATGGGTGATCATGACGATGGTCTATTGGGATCGCTACGAGCGGCTCGGAGGAGCGTGGCTCTTCCGTCGGCGTCTGCCGCTCTACTGGTACGCGACGGATCTGAACGCGCCGCCGGTCGGCGACAAGAAGATGCGGTGGCCCGACCGGGAGGCGTACGACGGGGGCTTCGCGCAGTTCTTCGCGTCGTGGGCGCGCTTCTGGTCCGACGACTACGTGCGGGACTCCGAGGTGCCGGCCCCGGCGCCCCTCGATGGCTTCCTGGCGCGCATGGCTCCGGAAGACGAGCGGCTCCCGGTTCGGGTTCGCTAG
- a CDS encoding dienelactone hydrolase family protein: MIRGLQIVSVGIASIVIVASIAWFAVGGAAGIAESQLPEFPDWPAPQGDLAAGGEGDFHFATWSPYDFDILLRRRPLPVPTTGLGTLVLPDGVSAEAPVPAVVLVHGSGGITPGREMRIAQTLAEAGIAGFVIDYYRPRGITTETPYLSKVMAVTEFDAATDAYAALRLLSTHPAIDGARIGMIGFSYGGMAVRIAMDERVREAVAPAHSGFAAFVDVYGPCFQDWGTKRVNGAPLLTLRGTEDASNDLAACGEREAALRSLGVEVDARVYEGAGHAWEAETPRRLFEESPYVAGCTIEYDEQGHSWIEDVPIVDGDPDDTRAERVVMRLSSGGPMAACVHSGYLIGRDDEARAKATAAFLGFFAKTLGAEGGG, encoded by the coding sequence ATGATCAGGGGCCTGCAGATCGTCTCCGTCGGGATCGCATCGATCGTGATCGTCGCATCGATCGCCTGGTTCGCCGTAGGGGGTGCTGCCGGGATCGCCGAGTCTCAGCTTCCCGAGTTCCCGGACTGGCCGGCGCCGCAGGGCGATCTCGCCGCGGGTGGCGAGGGGGATTTCCATTTCGCCACGTGGTCGCCCTACGACTTCGACATCCTGCTTCGCCGCCGTCCGCTTCCGGTCCCGACCACGGGACTCGGCACGCTCGTGCTCCCGGACGGCGTTTCCGCCGAGGCGCCGGTGCCGGCGGTGGTGCTCGTCCACGGCAGCGGCGGGATCACGCCGGGGCGCGAGATGCGGATCGCGCAGACCCTGGCGGAAGCCGGAATCGCGGGGTTCGTGATCGACTACTACCGGCCGCGCGGGATCACCACGGAGACGCCGTACCTGTCGAAGGTCATGGCGGTGACGGAGTTCGACGCAGCGACCGATGCGTACGCGGCCCTGCGACTGCTCTCGACCCATCCCGCGATCGACGGGGCGCGAATCGGAATGATCGGCTTCTCGTACGGAGGCATGGCGGTACGGATCGCGATGGACGAGCGCGTCCGGGAGGCGGTCGCGCCGGCTCATTCGGGCTTCGCCGCCTTCGTCGACGTCTATGGCCCGTGCTTCCAGGACTGGGGGACGAAGCGCGTGAACGGTGCTCCCCTGCTCACCCTGCGCGGAACCGAGGACGCCTCGAACGACCTCGCGGCGTGCGGCGAGCGGGAGGCGGCGTTGCGTTCGCTCGGCGTCGAGGTCGACGCGCGGGTGTACGAGGGCGCTGGGCACGCGTGGGAAGCGGAGACCCCGCGTCGGCTCTTCGAGGAGTCCCCCTACGTCGCCGGGTGCACGATCGAGTACGACGAGCAGGGCCATTCGTGGATCGAGGACGTGCCGATCGTCGATGGAGACCCCGACGACACGCGTGCGGAGCGGGTCGTGATGCGGCTCTCGAGCGGGGGACCGATGGCCGCCTGCGTGCACTCGGGATACCTGATCGGTCGTGACGACGAGGCGAGGGCGAAGGCGACTGCGGCCTTCCTGGGCTTCTTCGCGAAGACCCTCGGTGCGGAGGGCGGCGGATGA
- a CDS encoding alpha/beta hydrolase: MSTRRGRGTRPAMAVVALVGLVGGAVALAERDEAADAVEGTVVLLHGLGRSENNMRILEWRLEARGYRVCNVGYDTRVATIEDATDEVARAIAVCEPGVEPVHFVTHSLGGLVLRALLPRYPDLRPGRAVMLAPPNHGSEIADRLRDLGWLTAVMGPLAAQLGTRPEDLPKRLPVPSIPFGVIAGDDWINPAGPLWLPSPHDGTVSVESTRLEGMRDHIVLPYTHTFIVAAGPVADEVDTFLRRGRFGAGGQAAEASESCLGGVGIDPLPSAGLVACDARPGPPRFGGGAGRNDSGSPES; encoded by the coding sequence ATGAGCACCCGGCGAGGGCGCGGAACGCGGCCGGCGATGGCGGTCGTGGCCCTGGTCGGCCTGGTCGGCGGGGCGGTCGCCCTCGCTGAGCGGGACGAGGCGGCGGACGCGGTCGAGGGGACCGTCGTCCTGTTGCACGGCCTCGGCCGTAGCGAGAACAACATGCGGATCCTCGAGTGGCGGCTGGAGGCGCGCGGATACCGGGTCTGCAATGTCGGATACGACACGCGCGTGGCGACGATCGAGGACGCGACCGACGAGGTCGCCCGGGCGATCGCGGTCTGCGAGCCCGGCGTCGAACCGGTCCACTTCGTGACCCACTCGCTGGGCGGGTTGGTCCTGAGGGCGCTCCTTCCGCGATACCCGGATCTACGGCCCGGGCGCGCCGTGATGCTCGCTCCCCCCAATCACGGCAGCGAGATCGCCGACAGGCTTCGGGATCTGGGTTGGTTGACGGCGGTGATGGGGCCGCTCGCCGCGCAGCTCGGGACCCGCCCGGAGGACCTCCCGAAACGCCTCCCGGTCCCCTCGATTCCCTTCGGTGTCATCGCCGGAGACGACTGGATCAACCCTGCGGGTCCGCTCTGGCTCCCGTCCCCGCACGACGGGACGGTCAGCGTCGAGAGTACGCGCCTCGAGGGGATGCGGGACCACATCGTGCTCCCCTACACCCACACCTTCATCGTCGCCGCGGGGCCAGTCGCAGACGAGGTCGACACCTTTCTGCGACGGGGCCGATTCGGCGCCGGGGGGCAGGCGGCAGAAGCGTCCGAAAGCTGCCTTGGCGGCGTCGGAATCGATCCCCTACCTTCCGCGGGCCTGGTCGCGTGCGACGCCCGCCCCGGTCCACCTCGATTCGGAGGCGGAGCAGGTCGGAACGACTCCGGTTCGCCGGAATCGTGA
- a CDS encoding RNA-binding protein, with amino-acid sequence MKKIYVGNLPWATTDDDLRELFSTYGAVASSAVVNDRETGRSRGFGFVEMEGADADKAIGELDGRDYGGRALRVNEALDKRRGGGGGGGGGGGGGRW; translated from the coding sequence GTGAAGAAGATTTATGTTGGCAACCTTCCCTGGGCCACGACAGACGACGATCTGCGTGAGCTCTTCTCTACTTACGGCGCCGTCGCGTCCTCGGCGGTCGTGAACGATCGCGAGACCGGCCGCTCGCGCGGCTTCGGCTTCGTCGAGATGGAAGGGGCCGACGCTGACAAGGCCATCGGCGAGCTCGACGGCCGCGACTACGGCGGCCGCGCGCTGCGCGTCAACGAGGCGCTCGACAAGCGTCGCGGTGGCGGCGGCGGTGGTGGCGGCGGCGGCGGCGGCGGTCGCTGGTAG
- a CDS encoding HAMP domain-containing histidine kinase: MNRTLRRALWSRPFVLAAAGLGAGLVNPRFRPGPIDEIVIASVAVPALLAAWAAERPSLTRGANVVSIGIGLIGWTIFSFVTNGVYGPLVVGFLLEILIAAISMGVRGVTAVTVGSSLALVGMAWTRGADAIGILSFELVLVAAAGALGAAMVRRRQTSELALRTQGEELGQRLDSLQRELEDERVISRVGENVARLAHGLKNAVHSLRGFVTLIEPELDRGASGQAALAGLHAAIDDLEKLARLTLADGDAGGTVGPTPESARSGAAGASSLGELLAAARGEIETANPGVEWTVDLSDGAEAARVGVERETLLEMFVILMRNAVEAMDGRGRGRVELSRLGRFVRIAVADEGPGFPAEMLGGELQPGVTTKEKGSGFGLFLARRIAGDAGGHLEIGNLETGGAFVQVALPSVEEGFDEAGAEV; encoded by the coding sequence ATGAACAGAACGCTTCGACGCGCGCTGTGGTCCCGGCCCTTCGTTCTGGCGGCCGCCGGGCTGGGCGCGGGCCTCGTGAACCCGCGCTTTCGGCCCGGACCCATCGACGAGATCGTGATCGCGAGTGTCGCCGTGCCCGCCCTGTTGGCGGCGTGGGCCGCCGAACGTCCTTCACTCACGCGGGGCGCGAACGTCGTCTCGATCGGGATCGGCCTGATCGGCTGGACGATCTTCTCGTTCGTGACCAACGGGGTCTACGGGCCGCTGGTCGTGGGCTTCCTGCTCGAGATCCTGATCGCGGCGATCTCGATGGGCGTGCGCGGGGTGACGGCCGTGACGGTCGGTTCCTCCCTCGCGCTGGTCGGCATGGCCTGGACGCGGGGGGCCGATGCGATCGGGATCCTGAGCTTCGAGCTCGTTCTGGTCGCGGCAGCAGGGGCGCTCGGCGCCGCGATGGTCCGGCGCCGGCAGACGAGTGAGCTCGCGCTCCGGACCCAGGGCGAGGAGCTCGGACAGCGCCTCGATTCGCTCCAGCGGGAGCTCGAGGACGAGCGCGTGATCAGCCGGGTCGGGGAGAACGTCGCGCGGCTCGCGCACGGATTGAAGAACGCCGTGCACAGCCTGCGCGGCTTCGTGACGCTGATCGAGCCGGAGCTCGACCGCGGCGCGAGCGGGCAGGCGGCCCTCGCCGGGCTCCATGCCGCGATCGATGATCTCGAGAAGCTCGCGCGACTCACGCTCGCAGACGGCGACGCCGGCGGGACGGTGGGGCCCACACCCGAGTCGGCTCGCAGCGGCGCGGCGGGCGCGAGCTCCCTGGGCGAGCTGCTCGCTGCCGCGCGCGGGGAGATCGAAACCGCGAATCCCGGTGTCGAATGGACGGTCGACCTCTCGGACGGCGCGGAGGCCGCGCGCGTCGGGGTGGAGCGGGAGACCCTGCTCGAGATGTTCGTGATCCTGATGCGAAACGCCGTCGAGGCGATGGACGGGCGAGGGCGGGGGCGCGTGGAGCTCTCTCGGCTCGGCCGATTCGTGCGCATCGCCGTCGCGGACGAGGGGCCGGGCTTCCCCGCAGAGATGCTCGGCGGCGAGCTCCAGCCGGGCGTCACCACCAAGGAGAAGGGCAGCGGCTTCGGCCTCTTTCTCGCCCGACGGATCGCAGGGGACGCCGGCGGCCATCTCGAGATCGGAAACCTCGAGACGGGGGGCGCATTCGTCCAGGTCGCGCTTCCTTCTGTCGAAGAGGGTTTCGACGAAGCTGGCGCGGAGGTCTGA
- a CDS encoding sigma-54 dependent transcriptional regulator: MADSILIAEDERASGEYLKLLLEEMGYEVRLVGNGVEALLALEARSFDLVITDLRMPSMDGFELLTHLGQRWPGMPAIVLSANENPQDVIDAVRLGAVNYLLKPATPASVGSAVERALLTRSRTVVEDATVPELVGESKAMVEVRHRVLMAARSDVHVLVTGDTGTGKELVSRAIHTHSGLSKGPFVAHNCALSPSDLFESEFFGHRRGAFTGADRDRRGLLREAHEGVLFLDELETLDMGFQAKLLRVIDDGEVRPVGAEKAERVNVRFVAATNREAQVMIDEGSLREDLYYRLRGVEIRLPALADRREDIPLLVAHFDKAGSAGFTPEAIEALCAAPLPGNVRQLRNLVQGARAAAGDAPVGMLHLPTDQIGRGGPVVPTGSGAEGVPRGVPLREIERRAIVQALEDCDGNRTRAAKLLDIDRSTLRRKVAEYGIDA; the protein is encoded by the coding sequence ATGGCGGATTCGATTCTGATCGCGGAGGACGAGCGCGCTTCGGGGGAGTACCTGAAGCTCCTGCTCGAGGAGATGGGCTACGAGGTCCGGCTCGTCGGAAACGGCGTCGAGGCGCTGCTCGCGCTCGAGGCGCGAAGCTTCGACCTCGTGATCACCGATCTGCGCATGCCTTCGATGGACGGCTTCGAGCTGCTGACCCACCTCGGGCAGCGCTGGCCGGGGATGCCCGCGATCGTGCTGTCGGCGAACGAGAATCCGCAGGACGTGATCGATGCCGTTCGCCTCGGGGCGGTGAACTACCTGCTCAAGCCCGCGACGCCGGCGAGCGTCGGGTCCGCGGTGGAAAGAGCGCTCCTCACCCGGAGTCGCACGGTCGTCGAGGACGCGACGGTTCCGGAGCTCGTCGGCGAGAGCAAGGCGATGGTCGAGGTCCGCCACCGGGTCCTGATGGCCGCGCGGAGCGACGTGCACGTCCTCGTGACGGGCGACACGGGAACCGGCAAGGAGCTCGTGTCCCGCGCGATCCACACGCACTCGGGCCTGAGCAAGGGGCCCTTCGTCGCGCACAATTGCGCGCTGTCCCCTTCGGACCTCTTCGAGAGCGAGTTCTTCGGTCACCGCCGCGGTGCGTTCACCGGGGCCGACCGCGACCGCCGTGGGCTCCTTCGCGAGGCCCACGAGGGCGTGCTCTTCCTCGACGAGCTCGAGACCCTCGACATGGGCTTTCAGGCGAAGCTGCTGCGCGTGATCGACGACGGCGAGGTCCGGCCCGTCGGCGCCGAGAAGGCGGAGCGGGTGAACGTCCGCTTCGTCGCCGCGACCAATCGCGAGGCGCAGGTGATGATCGACGAGGGGAGCCTGCGCGAGGATCTCTACTACCGTCTCCGAGGCGTGGAGATCCGACTGCCCGCGCTCGCCGACCGCCGCGAGGACATTCCGCTCCTGGTCGCTCACTTCGACAAGGCGGGGTCCGCCGGCTTCACGCCGGAGGCGATCGAGGCCCTGTGTGCAGCGCCGCTGCCGGGCAACGTGCGTCAGCTGCGGAACCTCGTGCAGGGGGCGCGGGCCGCAGCGGGGGACGCGCCGGTGGGGATGCTGCACCTCCCGACGGATCAGATCGGACGCGGCGGACCGGTCGTTCCGACCGGAAGTGGCGCGGAGGGCGTGCCGCGCGGCGTGCCCCTCCGCGAGATCGAGCGCCGGGCGATCGTCCAGGCGCTCGAGGACTGCGACGGGAACCGCACGCGTGCCGCGAAGCTCCTCGACATCGATCGCTCGACGCTGCGACGGAAGGTCGCGGAGTACGGGATCGACGCCTGA
- a CDS encoding PilZ domain-containing protein, translating into MGQWRQAQTGLQKFPRVATAVPVRITTVDAETEPATGRAFFRSAEETTANLSRGGAYVKSWEPLAAGRRVVITIALPDEAELQLVGRVVWTRRALRPNQGGEIEPAGYGIEFVGGSRAELDALDRYLTALAPRAKTTSPPPLRPAAPTP; encoded by the coding sequence ATGGGCCAGTGGCGCCAGGCGCAGACCGGACTGCAGAAGTTTCCGCGGGTCGCGACGGCGGTTCCCGTCCGGATCACGACGGTCGATGCCGAGACCGAACCGGCGACCGGTCGCGCGTTCTTCCGGAGCGCCGAGGAAACCACCGCCAATCTCTCCCGCGGCGGCGCCTACGTGAAGTCGTGGGAGCCCCTCGCCGCGGGACGAAGGGTCGTCATCACGATCGCTCTGCCCGACGAGGCCGAGCTCCAGCTCGTCGGTCGCGTCGTCTGGACGCGGCGCGCGTTGCGACCGAACCAGGGCGGGGAGATCGAGCCCGCTGGCTACGGCATCGAGTTCGTGGGCGGTTCCCGTGCCGAGCTCGACGCCCTCGACCGCTACCTCACCGCGCTCGCCCCCCGCGCGAAGACGACGTCTCCGCCTCCGCTCCGCCCGGCCGCACCGACGCCCTGA
- a CDS encoding site-specific integrase: MAVEVAPPAPSATSPSEQLDDASSALISGHAPEPGEAQPLEASPPPIAELSPQDDADFLLHPVELAKGRRAAENYLSTFRSDDSRKAAEEALETLATVISGGKCDSVDFPWQQVRPYHGAAALTILKEKGAPARIEALRCRADETRGYRVVPDSYPARQVQKIRSTLSKVIEECEELGFLPEGAEPEAASKPKKASKKAAAPRGRTLGDGELRALVAACAADGNAEGYRDAVFFCLVYRGLKIAEITGLTPESVKFNNKTGACTITARPKGGGRGRKVELSNDELIVLEDWLDRRGQDAGPLLCTLGRGGKVEGKRLTTAMLKALCEERAHQAEVPVFTPNDLSRSAEVLTNHRKATRRKANRLAQTTLSNAEKALYLPADMTDEDELNQTIQFPFLGLSD, from the coding sequence TTGGCCGTCGAAGTCGCTCCCCCCGCCCCCTCAGCCACTTCGCCCTCCGAACAGCTCGACGACGCGAGCAGCGCCCTCATCTCCGGGCACGCCCCCGAGCCGGGTGAAGCGCAGCCGCTCGAAGCGTCGCCTCCGCCGATCGCGGAGCTGTCACCCCAGGACGACGCGGACTTCCTCCTCCATCCCGTCGAACTCGCCAAGGGCCGCCGCGCCGCCGAGAACTACCTGAGCACCTTCCGGAGCGACGACAGCCGCAAGGCCGCCGAGGAAGCCCTCGAGACCCTGGCCACGGTCATCAGCGGCGGCAAGTGCGACAGCGTCGACTTCCCCTGGCAACAGGTTCGCCCCTACCACGGCGCCGCCGCTCTCACGATCCTGAAGGAAAAGGGCGCCCCGGCGCGAATCGAAGCGCTCCGCTGCCGAGCGGACGAGACCCGCGGCTACCGCGTCGTCCCCGACAGTTACCCGGCCCGGCAGGTCCAGAAGATCCGCAGCACGCTCTCGAAGGTGATCGAGGAGTGCGAGGAGCTCGGCTTCCTCCCGGAGGGTGCGGAGCCGGAGGCCGCCAGCAAGCCGAAGAAGGCCAGCAAGAAGGCCGCCGCGCCGCGCGGACGCACCCTGGGTGACGGCGAGCTACGCGCCCTGGTCGCCGCCTGCGCCGCCGACGGAAACGCCGAGGGCTACCGCGACGCCGTCTTCTTCTGCCTCGTCTACCGCGGACTGAAGATCGCAGAGATCACGGGACTCACGCCCGAGAGCGTGAAGTTCAACAACAAGACCGGCGCCTGCACGATCACCGCCCGCCCGAAGGGCGGCGGCCGCGGCCGCAAGGTCGAGCTGTCGAACGACGAGCTGATCGTCCTCGAGGACTGGCTCGATCGGCGCGGCCAGGACGCGGGTCCCCTCCTCTGCACCCTCGGTCGAGGCGGCAAGGTCGAGGGCAAGCGGCTCACGACGGCGATGCTCAAGGCGCTCTGCGAGGAGCGCGCGCACCAGGCCGAGGTCCCGGTGTTCACGCCGAACGACCTCAGCCGAAGCGCCGAGGTGCTGACGAACCACCGGAAGGCGACCCGCCGCAAGGCGAACCGCCTGGCGCAGACGACGCTCTCGAATGCCGAGAAGGCCCTCTACCTTCCCGCGGACATGACCGACGAGGACGAGCTGAACCAGACGATCCAGTTCCCCTTCCTCGGCCTGAGCGACTGA
- a CDS encoding peptidylprolyl isomerase, translating into MSFRAGAPRAFRALLGLLTLVLVFGCSEQGARADQERPSDPAMAALDEFILSNPVDRKRSGWKTRVAKPPRVEFAPDKTYVWKLKTNQGEMKIRLFHESAPKHVGTTLYLTRLGFYDGTLFHRVIQGFMAQGGDPKGNGTGGPGFQYEGEFGPDAETHSRRGTLSMANAGPRTDGSQFFLTFRATPDLDGRHTVFGRIEDPDSLATLAKIESLGAARDPGRPQRPITLERATIVIE; encoded by the coding sequence ATGTCGTTTCGCGCCGGTGCCCCGCGCGCCTTCCGCGCCTTGCTCGGCCTCCTCACCCTCGTCCTCGTCTTCGGCTGTTCCGAGCAGGGCGCCCGCGCCGACCAGGAGCGCCCGAGCGACCCCGCCATGGCGGCCCTCGACGAGTTTATTCTCTCCAACCCGGTCGACCGCAAGCGAAGCGGCTGGAAGACCCGGGTCGCGAAGCCGCCGCGGGTCGAGTTCGCACCGGACAAGACCTACGTCTGGAAGCTCAAGACCAACCAGGGCGAGATGAAGATCCGACTCTTCCACGAGTCCGCACCGAAGCACGTCGGCACGACGCTCTACCTCACCCGGCTCGGCTTCTACGACGGAACCCTCTTTCACCGCGTGATCCAGGGCTTCATGGCCCAGGGCGGCGATCCCAAGGGCAACGGGACCGGTGGCCCCGGTTTCCAGTACGAAGGCGAGTTCGGTCCCGACGCGGAGACGCACAGCCGGCGCGGCACGCTCTCGATGGCGAACGCCGGACCGCGAACCGACGGCAGCCAGTTCTTCCTGACCTTCCGCGCGACGCCCGATCTGGACGGGCGCCACACCGTCTTCGGCCGAATTGAGGACCCGGACAGCCTGGCCACCCTCGCGAAGATCGAGTCCCTCGGCGCCGCCCGGGATCCCGGTCGCCCCCAGCGACCGATCACCCTCGAGCGCGCGACGATCGTGATCGAGTAG